One Cucumis sativus cultivar 9930 chromosome 1, Cucumber_9930_V3, whole genome shotgun sequence DNA segment encodes these proteins:
- the LOC105434501 gene encoding uncharacterized protein LOC105434501, producing the protein MASVCISECVDNACIVSAARPTYVNLQRWSEEEKWSTERRRPRPRAADGISRRQMYLRSYTFSREDIVVPETTTQNCFGKIRRRRRKPATIRGGRRRSRCLAMVKAAASQVSSGALLFLFRRLLCCVAKVDGRRSRP; encoded by the coding sequence ATGGCCTCCGTCTGCATATCCGAATGCGTCGACAACGCCTGCATCGTCTCTGCTGCCCGGCCGACGTACGTCAACCTGCAGCGGTGGTCGGAGGAGGAAAAGTGGTCTACAGAGCGCCGCCGTCCAAGGCCGAGAGCGGCTGACGGAATCTCTCGCCGGCAAATGTACTTGCGGAGTTACACCTTCTCTAGAGAGGACATCGTTGTCCCTGAGACTACAACTCAGAATTGCTTTGGGAAGATCAGGCGGCGGCGCCGGAAGCCAGCGACGATTCGCGGCGGTCGTAGGAGGAGCCGATGTTTGGCCATGGTGAAGGCCGCCGCCAGTCAGGTTTCTTCCGGCGCCTTGCTCTTCTTGTTCCGAAGGTTGCTTTGTTGCGTCGCGAAAGTCGACGGTCGTCGCTCACGGCCGTAA
- the LOC101206729 gene encoding calcium-transporting ATPase 4, endoplasmic reticulum-type, with amino-acid sequence MGRGGENYGKKEVFATTSSKKETYPAWARDVQECLEIYQVNPDLGLSTEEVENKRKIYGYNELEKHEGTSIFKLILEQFNDTLVRILLAAAVVSFVLAWYDGEEGGEMEITAFVEPLVIFLILIVNAIVGIWQENNAEKALEALKEIQSEQASVLRNGKRTSILAKELVPGDIVELRVGDKVPADVRVLRLISSTFRVEQGSLTGESEAVSKTSKAVPEDSDIQGKKCMAFAGTTVVNGNCICIVTQTGMSTELGQVHCQIQEAAQSEDDTPLKKKLNEFGELLTAIIGVICALVWLINVKYFLTWEYVDGWPANFKFSFEKCTYYFEIAVALAVAAIPEGLPAVITTCLALGTRKMAQKNALVRKLPSVETLGCTTVICSDKTGTLTTNQMAVAKIVALGSRVGTLRAFDVEGTTYDPLDGKIIGWLGGQLDANLQMLGKIAAVCNDAGVEKSGHHFVANGMPTEAALKVLVEKMGLPEGYDSSSVETNGDVLRCCQAWNKNEQRIATLEFDRDRKSMGVITNSKSGKKSLLVKGAVENLLDRSSFIQLLDGTIVNLDSDSKRCILDCLREMSSSALRCLGFAYKEYLPEFSDYTIGDEDHPAHQLLLDPSKYSTIESNLIFAGFVGLRDPPRKEVHQAIQDCKAAGIRVMVITGDNQNTAEAICREIGVFGQHEAINSRSLTGKEFMTMSREDQKFHLRQDGGLLFSRAEPKHKQEIVRLLKEDGEVVAMTGDGVNDAPALKLADIGIAMGIAGTEVAKEASDMVLADDNFSTIVAAVGEGRSIYDNMKAFIRYMISSNIGEVASIFLTAALGIPEGMIPVQLLWVNLVTDGPPATALGFNPPDNDIMKKPPRKSDDSLITTWILFRYLVIGLYVGLATVGVFIIWFTHGSFLGIDLSGDGHSLVSYSQLANWGQCPSWEGFSVSPFTAGDEVFSFDSDPCEYFRSGKIKASTLSLSVLVAIEMFNSLNALSEDGSLLTMPPWVNPWLLLAMSVSFGLHFLILYVPFLAKIFGIVPLSLNEWLLVLAVALPVIIIDEILKFIGRRTSGLRTSRPSRLSKQKSE; translated from the exons ATGGGTAGAGGCGGTGAAAACTACGGGAAAAAAGAGGTTTTTGCTACTACCTCATCGAAGAAAGAAACGTATCCAGCCTGGGCGAGAGATGTTCAAGAATGCTTAGAGATATACCAAGTGAACCCTGATCTTGGATTATCAACTGAAGAGGTTGAAAACAAGAGAAAGATCTATGGTTACAATGAGTTGGAGAAACATGAAGGTACTTCAATCTTTAAACTGATTTTGGAACAATTTAATGACACACTAGTTAGGATTCTATTAGCGGCAGCAGTTGTATCTTTTGTTCTTGCGTGGTATGATGGAGAGGAAGGAGGTGAGATGGAGATCACAGCATTTGTGGAGCCTCTAGTTATTTTCTTGATATTGATTGTTAATGCCATTGTTGGCATTTGGCAAGAGAATAATGCTGAGAAAGCATTGGAAGCTCTTAAAGAAATTCAGTCTGAACAGGCTTCAGTATTACGAAATGGTAAACGAACTTCAATTCTTGCAAAAGAACTTGTTCCCGGTGATATAGTAGAACTCAGAGTTGGGGATAAGGTGCCTGCTGACGTGAGAGTATTGCGTTTAATCAGCTCTACTTTTCGAGTTGAGCAAGGTTCCTTGACAGGTGAGAGTGAAGCAGTGAGCAAGACTTCTAAGGCTGTGCCAGAAGATTCAGATATACAAGGGAAAAAATGTATGGCTTTTGCAGGGACAACAGTTGTAAATGGGAATTGTATTTGCATTGTTACCCAAACAGGAATGAGCACTGAACTCGGACAGGTGCATTGTCAGATACAAGAAGCAGCCCAGAGCGAAGATGATACACcattgaagaagaagttgaatgAGTTTGGAGAGCTTCTAACAGCAATAATTGGAGTGATCTGTGCTCTAGTTTGGCTTATTAATGTCAAATACTTCCTCACTTGGGAATACGTCGATGGTTGGCCTGCAAATTTTAAGTTCTCATTTGAGAAATGTACATATTACTTTGAGATTGCTGTGGCATTGGCTGTGGCAGCAATTCCAGAAGGTTTACCTGCAGTCATAACAACATGCTTGGCACTTGGCACTAGGAAGATGGCCCAAAAAAATGCCCTTGTTCGTAAGCTGCCCAGTGTTGAAACACTTGGCTGTACAACTGTGATATGTTCTGATAAGACAGGTACTCTAACGACTAATCAGATGGCTGTGGCGAAAATTGTGGCTCTTGGTTCTCGTGTTGGTACTCTACGAGCCTTTGATGTGGAGGGGACTACATATGATCCTTTGGATGGAAAAATAATTGGTTGGCTTGGAGGTCAACTGGATGCTAATCTACAAATGCTGGGAAAGATTGCTGCCGTTTGTAATGATGCAGGTGTTGAAAAATCTGGCCATCATTTTGTTGCAAATGGAATGCCTACTGAAGCAGCTTTGAAG GTTCTTGTGGAAAAGATGGGGCTTCCTGAAGGATATGACTCAAGTTCAGTTGAAACTAATGGGGATGTCCTGC GATGCTGCCAAGCTTGGAACAAGAATGAGCAACGCATTGCTACTTTGGAGTTTGACCGGGACCGGAAATCCATGGGAGTTATCACAAATTCTAAATCGGGGAAGAAATCATTACTCGTGAAG GGTGCTGTTGAAAATCTTCTGGATCGGAGTTCATTTATTCAGCTGCTTGATGGAACTATAGTGAATTTGGACTCAGACTCGAAGAGATGTATATTAGATTGTTTGCGTGAGATGTCTTCTAGTGCACTAAGGTGTTTAGGCTTTGCATACAAGGAATATCTTCCAGAATTTTCTGATTATACTATTGGTGACGAAGATCATCCAGCACATCAGCTTCTTCTTGACCCATCCAAATACTCTACAATTGAAAGCAATCTTATTTTTGCTGGCTTTGTTGGGTTAAGG GATCCTCCTCGAAAAGAGGTTCATCAAGCAATTCAAGACTGTAAAGCTGCTGGTATTCGCGTCATGGTTATCACAGGAGACAACCAGAACACAGCTGAAGCTATATGTCGAGAAATAGGTGTATTTGGACAACATGAAGCTATAAATTCCAGAAGTTTAACTGGGAAAGAATTCATGACAATGAGCCGGGAGGATCAGAAATTTCATCTAAGACAAGATGGAGGACTTCTTTTCTCTAGGGCTGaaccaaaacataaacaagaGATAGTAAGATTGCTCAAGGAAGATGGTGAAGTTGTTGCAATGACAGGAGATGGAGTCAATGATGCACCTGCCTTGAAGTTGGCTGATATTGGGATTGCGATGGGCATTGCTGGGACAGAG gTTGCAAAGGAAGCCTCTGATATGGTTCTTGCCGATGACAATTTCAGTACCATAGTCGCAGCAGTTGGTGAAGGAAGATCAATTTACGACAACATGAAGGCCTTTATCAG GTACATGATTTCCTCGAATATCGGTGAGGTTGCATCGATATTTTTGACAGCAGCACTGGGTATTCCCGAAGGGATGATCCCTGTTCAGCTTCTCTGGGTTAATCTTGTTACAGATGGACCCCCAGCAACTGCATTGGGATTTAATCCACCTGATAACGATATAATGAAGAAACCGCCAAGGAAAAGTGATGACTCATTGATCACAACATGGATTTTGTTCCGCTATTTG GTGATTGGACTCTACGTAGGGTTAGCAACTGTAGGcgtttttattatttggtttaCACATGGTTCATTCTTGGGCATCGACCTGTCTGGAGATGGTCACAGCCTTGTCTCTTACTCTCAGCTTGCCAACTGGGGTCAGTGCCCGTCTTGGGAAGGATTCTCCGTGTCACCCTTCACAGCCGGGGATGAAGTCTTCAGCTTCGATTCAGATCCGTGCGAGTATTTCCGCTCAGGCAAGATCAAGGCATCAACCCTCTCACTTTCTGTTCTGGTTGCTATTGAGATGTTCAATTCCCTCAACGCCCTCTCTGAGGACGGTAGCTTGTTGACAATGCCCCCTTGGGTTAACCCCTGGCTCCTCCTCGCCATGTCAGTTTCATTCGGCTTGCACTTTTTGATTCTGTATGTGCCATTCCTCGCCAAGATCTTCGGCATTGTCCCGCTTTCCTTGAATGAATGGCTCTTGGTTCTAGCTGTGGCATTGCCCGTAATCATAATCGATGAGATTCTGAAATTCATTGGAAGACGCACTAGTGGGTTGAGGACTTCTCGCCCGAGCAGATTATCTAAGCAGAAATCTGAGTAA